Below is a window of Planktothrix tepida PCC 9214 DNA.
TTTTTGTAAGCTTTCCGGTGTTGCTGACATTTGACAATCCTTACGCTGGTTTTAACTCATTAGATAGCCTTGTAGATATAGTAATTTTTTCTAAGAGAACTTCTGTGGATTGTCAGAAACTGGGTTTCTTTAATAAACCCGGTGTCTAGTAGTTTAAAGTGTCTTTTAACGTTCTGGAAATAGCTTACATTCCCTAGCTGTGGGTTTATTAACTTCCCCTAAACGAGAGTTTAAAAATCGATCCATCCAATTTTCAAAATAAATCCGATTCGCTTGTTTTTGCTCAGGATCAGAGGTACTAATGGGATAGGGTGCTAATCCAATAATGGCGGCAGTTGTTACACAATACATGGACTTTTGAAAACTTTGGCAAATTTGTACCCGTAAATCATCTTCTCCGCGACAACTATTTTGATAAATATTGTGTAAATAGTCAGGTAGAAAATGACGCATATCTTGCATTAATTGAGTGGGGGGAATTCCTGAACCCCCAATAGGTAAAGGATCGGCGTATAATGCACCATAAGCAAACTCTTTTTGTTCCAGGGGAATTTGATGGGCTTGAGCATTATAAGAAACGGTTCCCGGAAATGGAGTTCCTCGGAAAAACACCGCTTCAACATAGGGAACAGCCGTATCCATTAAAAAGGTTAATTTTGCTGATTTGGGGAGAATATCATAGACTTTATTGTTAATTTTGATGCTATAAGTAATCGGTTTATTGGCTGATTCAACTAATCCTGATAAAATATGATTCACAACATCAGGAATTGATTTAATTTCTCCGTGATCATAGCGATCAGATAGGGAAATAAACATATCACTCATGACTCGCCAAAATTGACCTAATCCACTGTAATAGGCGAGTTGTCGAATTTGTTCGGGGAGGAATTCTGGGAAAAGACGATGCAAGGTTTGGATCATTAAATTTCCCTTTGTTTTAACTTGAATAGCCGTTTCAGCTAACTGGAGAAATTCAGGAGAATCTAAATATTGATCTAAGCCACCGCCTCCATGCCAAAACATGGTTTTCATACAATATTCAGCATATTCAAAGTTAATTCGATCATGCCACCAATATTGCAATAATTTTTGAGTTTTTACCTCGCCATTAAAATATTTAAAAAACGGAAATAATTCTAAAAACTGTTCATTGGCAATATATATTAAATTTTTGGAATAGGCATCCAAAACAATGCCATAACTTTTTAAAATGCCAACCACTTCCACCAAATTTTCAGGATAATCGGGTAATAAAGCTTCACCAGACTCTAGGCGATAAATATACTCAGACAGAGGGTGTTGAGAAGCCGCAGAAGATTGGGTCAGAGTCATTTTGTTTAAAGTTTTGATTAAAATTAAGGTTTATTTTATTTTACAATCATATTGGAGTAAGTGTGAGAAATCACTCTGACAATTTAACAAAAAAAGTCAGAGTGACATGAGAACGGTTAAAGTTTTTCGGCTAGATGATGAGCAAATAAAGGTTGGGTATGGGCTAATGCTGTTGTGGACGCATCACTTAACCTGACCATTAAATTGGGCTGAATTCCTAACACAACAATAATGAGTGCTAAAATCATAGCTGGAATGCGATCGCGCCATTGTACCGGGGGTAAATTCACCACATATTCGGAGAGGCGACCAAAGAACGCTTTATTCATCATCATTAAGAAGTAAACGGAGGTTAATCCGGTTCCCACCATGCACAATAATGTTTGTACCGGGAACACATCCATACTCCCTCTAAAGATAATAAATTCTGCCACAAATCCCACTAAACCGGGTATCCCTGCACTCGCCATCACGGCTAAAATCATGATCGTTCCAATTAAGGGTAAACCCCGTT
It encodes the following:
- a CDS encoding CO2 hydration protein; the protein is MTLTQSSAASQHPLSEYIYRLESGEALLPDYPENLVEVVGILKSYGIVLDAYSKNLIYIANEQFLELFPFFKYFNGEVKTQKLLQYWWHDRINFEYAEYCMKTMFWHGGGGLDQYLDSPEFLQLAETAIQVKTKGNLMIQTLHRLFPEFLPEQIRQLAYYSGLGQFWRVMSDMFISLSDRYDHGEIKSIPDVVNHILSGLVESANKPITYSIKINNKVYDILPKSAKLTFLMDTAVPYVEAVFFRGTPFPGTVSYNAQAHQIPLEQKEFAYGALYADPLPIGGSGIPPTQLMQDMRHFLPDYLHNIYQNSCRGEDDLRVQICQSFQKSMYCVTTAAIIGLAPYPISTSDPEQKQANRIYFENWMDRFLNSRLGEVNKPTARECKLFPER